A part of Streptomyces sp. NBC_01451 genomic DNA contains:
- the modB gene encoding molybdate ABC transporter permease subunit: MTGPGRSGAAADTLTGGPRPGRVRRRRASVPVPLLVPALVGLVFLLLPLLALLVRTPWRSLPEQLTSPEVWQALRLSLFCATAATAVSLVLGVPLAWLLARAEFPGRGLVRALVTLPLVLPPVVGGVALLLALGRNGVVGQWLDSWFGVTLPFTTAGVVVAEAFVAMPFLVITVEGTLRAADPRYEEAAMTLGASRFTAFRRVTLPLVAPGVAAGAVLAWARALGEFGATITFAGNFPGRTQTMPLAVYLALQSDPAAAIALSLVLLAVSIAVLAGLRDRWMTAS, translated from the coding sequence GTGACCGGGCCCGGCAGGTCCGGTGCCGCGGCCGACACCCTGACCGGCGGGCCGCGGCCCGGACGCGTCCGGCGGCGTCGGGCAAGCGTTCCGGTTCCGCTCCTCGTCCCCGCGCTCGTCGGGCTGGTGTTCCTGCTGCTCCCGCTGCTCGCGCTGCTGGTACGCACACCGTGGCGCAGCCTGCCCGAGCAGTTGACCAGCCCCGAGGTCTGGCAGGCCCTCCGACTGTCCCTGTTCTGCGCCACCGCGGCGACGGCGGTGAGTCTGGTGCTGGGCGTGCCGCTGGCCTGGCTGCTGGCCCGCGCCGAGTTCCCGGGACGTGGTCTCGTACGGGCCCTGGTGACGCTGCCGCTGGTGCTGCCGCCGGTCGTCGGTGGTGTGGCGCTGCTCCTCGCCCTCGGACGCAACGGCGTCGTCGGACAGTGGCTGGACTCGTGGTTCGGCGTCACGCTGCCGTTCACCACGGCGGGCGTCGTGGTCGCGGAGGCGTTCGTGGCGATGCCGTTCCTGGTCATCACCGTGGAGGGCACACTGCGGGCCGCCGACCCGCGCTACGAGGAGGCCGCCATGACGCTGGGAGCCTCCCGCTTCACCGCGTTCCGCCGGGTCACGCTGCCGCTCGTCGCCCCCGGGGTGGCGGCCGGCGCGGTACTGGCCTGGGCGCGGGCGCTGGGCGAGTTCGGGGCGACGATCACCTTCGCGGGCAACTTTCCCGGCCGTACGCAGACCATGCCCCTGGCGGTCTATCTGGCGTTGCAGAGCGACCCGGCCGCCGCCATCGCCCTGAGCCTGGTCCTGCTCGCCGTCTCGATCGCGGTCCTGGCCGGGCTGCGCGACCGTTGGATGACCGCATCATGA
- a CDS encoding phospholipid scramblase-related protein encodes MTTQSNIPAGWYPDPHGAPRTLRYWDGSQWTDHTNTDQQQAQQPQAQQPQAAPVQPPQQGLGRPQGQPHKGFGAPQPAAGGDARVQRQVQQQAGVAAGAGGGTLFSEPVLVVNQKAKLIELTNEYKVMDQQGRELGSVVQVGQSALKKILRFVASIDQFMTHKLEIRDAHGQPVLLLTRPRKFMKSRVIVQRPDGSPVGEIVQQNMIGKINFAINAGGQQVGAIKAENWRAWNFAIVDHAENEVARITKTWEGLAKTMFTTADNYVLQIHYQLPEPLLSLVVATALTVDTALKQDSRGLG; translated from the coding sequence GTGACCACGCAATCGAACATACCTGCAGGTTGGTACCCGGATCCCCATGGAGCGCCCCGGACGCTCCGGTACTGGGACGGTTCCCAGTGGACCGACCACACCAACACCGACCAGCAGCAGGCGCAGCAGCCCCAGGCCCAGCAGCCGCAGGCGGCGCCGGTTCAGCCGCCGCAGCAGGGACTCGGCCGGCCCCAGGGTCAGCCCCACAAGGGGTTCGGCGCGCCGCAGCCCGCCGCCGGTGGCGACGCACGGGTGCAGCGGCAGGTGCAGCAGCAGGCCGGGGTCGCGGCGGGCGCGGGCGGCGGCACGCTGTTCAGTGAGCCGGTGCTGGTGGTCAACCAGAAGGCCAAGCTGATCGAGCTGACCAACGAGTACAAGGTCATGGACCAGCAGGGCCGGGAACTCGGCTCGGTCGTCCAGGTCGGACAGAGCGCGCTGAAGAAGATCCTGCGCTTCGTCGCCAGCATCGACCAGTTCATGACGCACAAGCTGGAGATCCGGGACGCCCACGGGCAGCCGGTGCTGCTGCTGACGCGCCCCCGGAAGTTCATGAAGTCGCGGGTGATCGTGCAGCGTCCGGACGGTTCGCCGGTCGGTGAGATCGTCCAGCAGAACATGATCGGGAAGATCAACTTCGCGATCAACGCGGGCGGTCAGCAGGTCGGCGCGATCAAGGCGGAGAACTGGCGGGCCTGGAACTTCGCGATCGTCGACCACGCGGAGAACGAGGTCGCCCGCATCACCAAGACCTGGGAAGGTCTGGCGAAGACGATGTTCACGACCGCGGACAACTACGTCCTGCAGATCCACTACCAGCTGCCCGAGCCCCTGCTGAGCCTCGTGGTGGCGACGGCGCTGACCGTCGACACGGCGCTGAAGCAGGATTCACGGGGCCTGGGCTGA
- a CDS encoding DUF3500 domain-containing protein encodes MHSNNAHRRSMGRWKRAGLALSVTTALLGGAVYAATANATSEAGSSSSSTESSVSTEATTSVSDVVAAADAFLATLDEDQQAEVLLDFTEENATAWSNLPCGSSCRPGIELGSLSDDQLAAAKAVLKAATGTGTGTGYDQISQILAADDVLGETASGYGSDIYFLAFLGTPSADGTWQLHFGGHHLAVNLTYADGAVEGVSPFFIGVEPTSWTDDDGTSYAPLSGMRDGLLDMLDSLSSSQLSEAQLSASYSDVLVGPGEDGDFPETKEGLAVSELSDDQQELVLNAIAPWVEVADDTSAASVLSAYESELDETYIAYSGGTGLDATGNYVRIDGPGVWIEFVCQNGLVYQNQIHYHTVFRDHDTDYGGEFSF; translated from the coding sequence TTGCACAGCAACAACGCGCACCGCAGGTCGATGGGACGCTGGAAGCGAGCCGGCCTGGCCCTTTCCGTCACGACGGCCCTTCTCGGCGGAGCGGTGTACGCCGCCACGGCGAATGCCACGTCCGAAGCCGGCAGCAGCTCCTCGTCCACTGAGTCCTCGGTCTCGACCGAGGCCACCACGTCCGTCTCGGACGTGGTGGCCGCCGCCGACGCCTTCCTGGCCACCCTGGACGAGGACCAGCAGGCCGAGGTGCTCCTCGACTTCACCGAGGAGAACGCCACCGCCTGGTCCAACCTCCCGTGCGGTTCTTCCTGCCGGCCGGGCATCGAGCTGGGTTCGCTCAGTGATGATCAGCTGGCCGCCGCCAAGGCGGTACTCAAGGCGGCGACAGGCACGGGCACAGGCACCGGATACGACCAGATCTCGCAGATCCTGGCCGCGGACGACGTCCTCGGTGAGACCGCCAGCGGGTACGGCAGCGACATCTACTTCCTGGCGTTCCTGGGCACCCCGAGCGCGGACGGCACCTGGCAGCTGCACTTCGGCGGCCACCACCTCGCGGTGAACCTCACCTACGCGGACGGGGCGGTCGAAGGCGTCAGCCCCTTCTTCATCGGGGTCGAGCCCACCAGCTGGACCGACGACGACGGCACCTCGTACGCCCCCCTGTCAGGGATGCGGGACGGACTGCTCGACATGCTCGACAGCCTGAGTTCCTCCCAGCTGTCGGAAGCCCAACTCTCCGCCTCGTACAGCGATGTGCTGGTCGGACCGGGCGAGGACGGCGACTTCCCGGAGACCAAGGAGGGCCTCGCCGTCAGTGAGCTCTCCGACGATCAGCAGGAACTGGTGCTCAACGCCATCGCGCCGTGGGTCGAGGTCGCGGACGACACGAGTGCCGCTTCCGTGCTGAGCGCCTACGAGTCGGAACTCGACGAGACCTACATCGCGTACTCCGGGGGAACCGGGCTGGACGCCACCGGCAACTATGTACGCATCGACGGACCGGGCGTCTGGATCGAGTTCGTCTGCCAGAACGGTCTGGTCTACCAGAACCAGATCCACTACCACACCGTGTTCCGGGACCACGACACCGACTACGGGGGAGAGTTCTCCTTCTGA
- a CDS encoding ABC transporter ATP-binding protein, which translates to MRETKSGLTSPSGGDSGSPSAPDGGLDARIVVDRGSFRLDVPLRAAPGDVVALLGPNGAGKTTALRALAGLTPLDGGHLRLDGAELGRTPPESRPVGVVFQDYLLFPHLTALDNVAFGPRCQGASRAEARATATAWLERMGLAEQAGAKPRRLSGGQAQRVALARALATRPRLLLLDEPLAALDARTRLDVRAQLRRHLADFEAVAVLVTHDPLDAMVLADRLVVVEHGRIVQEGAPQDIARRPRTDYIAQLVGLNLYPGRADGHTVTLDTGPAITTTEDLTGPVFVVFPPSAVTLHRHRPTGSSARNLWRCEVAGLDIHGDQIRANLTGELQLAADLTTVAAAELELRPGAEVWATVKATQTHAYPA; encoded by the coding sequence ATGCGTGAAACGAAGTCCGGCCTCACTTCGCCCTCCGGCGGCGACTCCGGTTCCCCCAGCGCACCCGACGGCGGCCTCGACGCGCGGATCGTCGTCGACCGGGGCTCCTTCCGCCTCGACGTCCCGCTGAGGGCGGCTCCCGGTGACGTCGTCGCGCTGCTCGGCCCCAACGGCGCCGGGAAGACCACCGCGCTGCGTGCGCTGGCCGGGCTGACCCCGCTCGACGGCGGCCATCTGCGCCTGGACGGGGCGGAGTTGGGGCGTACGCCGCCGGAGTCCCGGCCGGTGGGCGTCGTCTTCCAGGACTACCTGCTCTTTCCGCACCTCACCGCCCTCGACAACGTCGCCTTCGGCCCGCGCTGCCAGGGGGCGAGCAGGGCGGAGGCCCGGGCGACCGCCACCGCGTGGCTGGAGCGGATGGGGCTCGCCGAGCAGGCCGGCGCCAAGCCGCGCAGGCTCTCCGGCGGCCAGGCCCAGCGCGTCGCCCTCGCCCGCGCCCTGGCCACCCGTCCCCGGCTGCTGCTCCTCGACGAACCGCTGGCCGCGCTGGACGCCCGCACCCGCCTCGACGTCCGCGCCCAACTCCGGCGCCACCTGGCCGACTTCGAGGCCGTGGCGGTCCTGGTCACGCACGATCCGCTGGACGCGATGGTGCTCGCGGACCGGCTGGTGGTCGTCGAACACGGCCGGATCGTCCAGGAGGGGGCGCCCCAGGACATCGCACGGCGTCCGCGCACCGACTACATCGCCCAGCTGGTCGGCCTGAACCTCTACCCGGGCCGGGCGGACGGCCACACCGTCACGCTGGACACCGGTCCGGCGATCACCACCACCGAGGACCTCACCGGGCCGGTCTTCGTCGTCTTCCCGCCCAGCGCCGTGACCCTGCACCGCCACCGCCCCACCGGCTCCAGCGCCCGCAACCTGTGGCGCTGCGAGGTGGCCGGTCTGGACATCCACGGCGACCAGATCCGCGCGAACCTCACCGGCGAACTCCAGCTCGCCGCCGACCTCACCACCGTCGCCGCGGCCGAACTCGAACTCCGTCCCGGTGCGGAGGTCTGGGCGACCGTCAAGGCGACACAGACGCACGCGTACCCGGCCTGA
- the modA gene encoding molybdate ABC transporter substrate-binding protein, which yields MTTRSARRTRRTLQAAGASAAALLALSACSSSDDSASSGSPASTSASAKPSGTVTVFAAASLKESFTALGKEFEETNPGTKVTFSFGGSDSLAASITGGAPADVFASASPKTMKIVTDAKDAAGTPATFVRNQLEIATLPGNPDRIASLKDLTKSGLKVVLCDKEVPCGAAAQKTLDASGLKLTPVSYEQDVKSALTKVELKEADAAVVYRTDVKAAGDKVEGVEFPESAEAVNDYPIVLLKDAPNADAAKAFIELVRSAEGRQVLTGAGFLQP from the coding sequence GTGACGACCCGTTCCGCACGCCGGACCCGCCGGACCCTCCAGGCGGCCGGTGCGAGCGCCGCCGCGCTGCTGGCCCTGAGCGCCTGCTCCTCCTCCGACGACTCGGCGTCCTCCGGCTCCCCCGCGTCCACGTCCGCGTCGGCGAAGCCGTCCGGCACGGTGACCGTGTTCGCCGCCGCCTCCCTCAAGGAGAGCTTCACCGCGCTCGGCAAGGAGTTCGAGGAGACGAACCCGGGTACGAAGGTCACCTTCAGCTTCGGCGGCAGCGACTCCCTCGCCGCGAGCATCACCGGGGGCGCCCCGGCCGATGTGTTCGCGTCCGCCAGCCCCAAGACGATGAAGATCGTCACCGACGCGAAGGACGCCGCCGGCACCCCCGCCACCTTCGTCCGCAACCAGTTGGAGATCGCCACCCTGCCCGGCAACCCCGACAGGATCGCCTCCCTCAAGGACCTGACGAAGTCGGGCCTGAAGGTCGTCCTCTGCGACAAGGAGGTGCCGTGCGGCGCCGCCGCGCAGAAGACCCTCGACGCGAGCGGACTGAAGCTCACCCCGGTGTCGTACGAGCAGGACGTCAAGAGCGCCCTGACGAAGGTCGAGCTGAAAGAGGCCGACGCGGCCGTCGTCTACCGGACCGATGTGAAGGCGGCGGGTGACAAGGTGGAGGGCGTGGAGTTCCCCGAGTCGGCCGAGGCCGTCAACGACTACCCGATCGTCCTGCTCAAGGACGCGCCGAACGCCGACGCCGCGAAGGCGTTCATCGAGCTGGTCAGGTCGGCCGAGGGACGGCAGGTCCTGACCGGGGCCGGATTCCTCCAGCCGTGA
- a CDS encoding TOBE domain-containing protein, with amino-acid sequence MSLSIRNQLPGTVIAVTTGEVMATVRVRLDGGQEITAAITRESVGDLGLVRGTAVRALVKSTEVSLATAAVEGVSIRNQLPGTVTDITRGAAMSSVKVTVAGGTLTAAITTDAAHDLGLAAGSPVVALIKSTEISLATR; translated from the coding sequence ATGAGCCTGAGCATCCGCAACCAGCTTCCCGGCACCGTCATCGCCGTCACCACCGGAGAGGTCATGGCCACCGTCAGGGTCCGCCTCGACGGCGGTCAGGAAATCACCGCCGCGATCACACGGGAATCCGTCGGGGATCTCGGACTCGTCCGGGGCACCGCCGTGCGCGCCCTGGTCAAGTCCACGGAGGTCTCGCTCGCCACCGCCGCCGTCGAGGGCGTCTCCATCCGCAACCAACTCCCCGGCACGGTCACCGACATCACCAGGGGCGCCGCCATGTCGTCCGTCAAGGTCACCGTCGCGGGCGGCACACTCACGGCCGCGATCACCACCGACGCCGCACACGACCTGGGCCTGGCGGCCGGCTCCCCGGTCGTCGCCCTGATCAAGTCGACCGAGATCTCCCTCGCGACCAGGTGA
- a CDS encoding phosphocholine-specific phospholipase C: MPEVNRRHFLQLAGATTAFTALSSSIERAAALPAHHRTGTIEDVEHIVVLMQENRSFDHYFGSLRGVRGFGDPHPVTQVNGKSVWHQSDGTKDVLPFRPDADDLGLAFIQDLPHGWSDGHVAFNNGKYDKWIQAKSSTTMAYLNRKDIPFHYALADAFTICDAYHCSFIGSTDPNRYYMWTGYTGNDGKGGGPVLSNDEVGYSWTTYPERLEEAGVSWKIYQDVGDGLDAAGSWGWIEDAYRGNYGDNSLLYFNQYRDAKPGDPLYDKARTGTDARKGEGFFDQLKADVSGGKLPQVSWIVAPEAFTEHPNWPANYGAWYIAQVLDALTSDPDVWARTALFITYDENDGFFDHLVPPFPPQSAAQGKSTVDVGPDLFKGDSRHAAGTYGLGQRVPMLVVSPWSKGGFVCSETLDHTSVIRFMESRFGVHEPNISPWRRAVCGDLTAAFDFSRKDTRPVALPDTDGYRPPDKDRHPDYVPTPPANPVLPRQERGLRPARPLKYAPYVDGSADLVAGKLTLSFASGTHAGASFLVTSGNRTDGPWVYTTGAGKTVADTWNSAYSKDVHDLTVHGPNGFLRVFKGRGKGAAGPEVTARHVGDDLELTLTNKSSGAVELKLSSGYGGHSRKIRVRAGATVRHRVDLGASRRWYDVTVTSDADASFLRRFAGHVENGRAGVSDPAIATC; encoded by the coding sequence ATGCCCGAAGTCAACCGGCGCCACTTCCTCCAACTCGCGGGCGCGACAACGGCGTTCACCGCGCTCTCCAGCAGCATCGAGCGCGCTGCCGCCCTCCCCGCGCACCACCGCACCGGGACGATCGAGGACGTCGAGCACATCGTCGTCCTCATGCAGGAGAACCGGTCCTTCGACCACTACTTCGGTTCGCTGCGCGGTGTCCGGGGCTTCGGGGACCCGCACCCGGTCACCCAGGTGAACGGCAAGTCGGTGTGGCACCAGTCGGACGGCACGAAGGACGTACTGCCCTTCCGTCCGGACGCCGACGACCTGGGGCTGGCCTTCATCCAGGACCTCCCGCACGGCTGGAGCGACGGGCACGTCGCCTTCAACAACGGCAAGTACGACAAGTGGATCCAGGCCAAGTCGTCGACGACCATGGCCTATCTGAACCGCAAGGACATCCCGTTCCACTACGCGCTGGCCGACGCCTTCACCATCTGCGACGCGTACCACTGCTCGTTCATCGGCTCGACCGACCCGAACCGCTACTACATGTGGACGGGCTACACGGGCAACGACGGCAAGGGTGGCGGCCCCGTCCTCAGCAACGACGAGGTGGGATACAGCTGGACGACGTACCCGGAGCGACTCGAAGAGGCGGGCGTGTCCTGGAAGATCTACCAGGACGTCGGCGACGGGCTCGACGCGGCCGGTTCCTGGGGCTGGATCGAGGACGCCTACCGGGGCAACTACGGCGACAACTCGCTCCTCTACTTCAACCAGTACCGTGACGCGAAGCCCGGCGACCCCCTCTACGACAAGGCCCGCACCGGCACCGACGCCCGCAAGGGCGAGGGCTTCTTCGACCAGCTCAAGGCCGACGTGTCAGGGGGGAAGCTGCCGCAGGTCTCCTGGATCGTCGCCCCCGAGGCCTTCACCGAACACCCCAACTGGCCCGCTAACTACGGCGCCTGGTACATCGCCCAGGTCCTGGACGCGCTCACCTCCGACCCCGACGTGTGGGCGAGGACGGCCCTGTTCATCACGTACGACGAGAACGACGGCTTCTTCGACCACCTCGTGCCGCCGTTCCCGCCCCAGTCCGCCGCACAGGGCAAGTCGACGGTCGACGTCGGCCCTGACCTGTTCAAGGGCGACAGCAGGCACGCGGCCGGTACCTACGGGCTCGGCCAGCGGGTGCCGATGCTGGTCGTCTCGCCCTGGAGCAAGGGCGGGTTCGTCTGCTCGGAGACGCTCGACCACACGTCGGTCATCCGGTTCATGGAGAGCCGCTTCGGCGTGCACGAGCCCAACATCTCGCCCTGGCGGCGCGCGGTCTGCGGTGACCTGACGGCCGCCTTCGACTTCTCCCGCAAGGACACCAGGCCCGTCGCCCTCCCCGACACCGACGGCTACCGGCCGCCGGACAAGGACCGCCACCCCGACTACGTCCCGACGCCGCCCGCGAACCCGGTCCTGCCCCGGCAGGAGCGCGGCCTGCGCCCGGCCCGTCCGCTCAAGTACGCCCCGTACGTGGACGGTTCGGCAGACCTGGTGGCCGGAAAGCTCACGCTCTCCTTCGCCTCCGGCACCCACGCCGGCGCCTCCTTCCTCGTGACCTCGGGCAACCGCACCGACGGCCCGTGGGTGTACACCACAGGCGCGGGCAAGACCGTCGCCGACACCTGGAACTCGGCGTACTCGAAGGACGTCCACGACCTGACGGTGCACGGCCCGAACGGCTTCCTGCGGGTCTTCAAGGGCCGCGGCAAGGGCGCCGCCGGACCCGAGGTGACCGCACGGCACGTCGGCGACGACCTTGAGCTGACCCTCACCAACAAGAGCTCCGGCGCGGTGGAGTTGAAGCTGAGCAGCGGATACGGGGGACACTCGCGGAAGATCAGGGTGCGGGCCGGGGCCACCGTGCGCCACCGCGTGGACCTGGGGGCCAGCAGGCGGTGGTACGACGTCACCGTCACCTCCGACGCCGACGCGTCGTTCCTGCGCAGGTTCGCCGGGCACGTGGAGAACGGCCGGGCGGGCGTGAGCGACCCGGCGATCGCGACCTGCTGA